The following are encoded in a window of Myxocyprinus asiaticus isolate MX2 ecotype Aquarium Trade chromosome 17, UBuf_Myxa_2, whole genome shotgun sequence genomic DNA:
- the LOC127455042 gene encoding 5-hydroxytryptamine receptor 1B-like — MSFGMEGSGHFKPTPANFDQVLNSSTGNNVTLTPNTDEKEESFAFQVTLASVLGLLTLATILSNAFVIATISQSRKLQTPANFLIASLAVTDLLVSVLVMPICALYTVTHEWTLGQVICDIWLSSDITCCTASILHLCVIALDRYWAITDAVEYAKKRTQARAAGMVATAWIIAISISLPPFFWRQVKAGELTICTVNSDHIFYTIYSTFGAFYIPTLLLIALYGRIYVEARKRILKQSPKKAGKRLTSAHLITNSPASVTSTSPLHCGRQELCSDTGSLNSDNQIRVTVSDSLLEKKRISAARERKATKTLGIILGAYIVCWLPFFIYTLLVSLCPSCMFSPELFDFFTWLGYLNSLINPIIYTMSNDDFKKAFHKLINFRFCRC; from the coding sequence ATGTCTTTTGGAATGGAGGGTAGCGGTCACTTCAAACCAACACCTGCAAATTTCGACCAGGTATTGAACAGCTCGACCGGCAACAATGTGACTTTAACGCCTAATACTGACGAAAAAGAAGAAAGTTTTGCTTTCCAAGTCACCTTAGCATCCGTTCTTGGTCTGCTTACTCTTGCCACAATACTTAGCAATGCATTTGTCATCGCGACCATCTCCCAGTCCAGGAAGCTCCAGACACCGGCAAACTTCTTGATCGCATCCCTGGCTGTCACGGACCTTTTGGTGTCGGTGCTCGTGATGCCCATTTGCGCGCTTTATACGGTCACCCACGAGTGGACGCTTGGACAGGTTATTTGCGACATCTGGTTGTCCTCGGACATAACCTGTTGCACCGCGTCCATCCTCCACCTGTGCGTAATCGCTTTGGATCGTTACTGGGCTATCACGGACGCTGTCGAGTACGCTAAAAAACGGACGCAAGCGCGCGCCGCTGGGATGGTGGCGACCGCTTGGATCATCGCCATCTCCATCTCTCTGCCACCGTTCTTCTGGCGCCAGGTGAAGGCGGGGGAGCTCACCATCTGCACGGTAAACTCGGACCACATCTTTTACACCATCTACTCCACGTTCGGGGCTTTCTATATCCCCACGTTGCTACTCATCGCCTTGTACGGGCGGATTTACGTGGAGGCGAGGAAGCGCATCTTGAAACAGTCTCCCAAAAAAGCGGGGAAAAGACTCACTTCAGCACATCTCATCACTAATTCGCCCGCGTCCGTGACTTCAACTTCTCCTTTACATTGTGGACGGCAAGAGCTTTGCTCTGACACCGGCTCTCTGAACAGTGACAATCAAATTCGAGTAACGGTGTCCGATTCTCTTCTGGAGAAAAAGCGAATATCGGCCGCGCGCGAGAGAAAAGCCACCAAAACATTGGGCATTATTTTAGGAGCTTATATTGTGTGTTGGTTGCCGTTTTTCATTTACACACTGCTGGTGTCCCTCTGCCCATCCTGTATGTTTTCTCCAGAACTGTTTGACTTTTTTACATGGCTTGGCTACCTCAACTCACTCATCAACCCGATAATATACACCATGTCGAATGATGACTTTAAAAAAGCTTTCCACAAACTCATAAACTTTAGATTTTGCAGATGTTGA